Part of the Methylovirgula sp. 4M-Z18 genome is shown below.
GCTGTTCGCAGACGAGATATTTCCGGTTTGCAGCCCCGAATATGCCCAGCGGCTGGGCCAGATTAAAGAACCCTCGGACCTCCTCGGACATCCGATGATCACATCCGATACCAATGATCCGAGCTGGACGGGATGGCACGAGTGGCTTGCAGCGTTCGCGATACAGGCGCCGAAGCGGTTACCGGGACTTCGCTGCAGCTTTTACACCGAAGCTGTCTATGCCGCGCTCAACGGACAGGGCGTCGCGCTTGGCTGGCGGCGTCTCGTGCAGAGCTTTCTCGATCGCAATGCGCTGGTCCGGCTGACTGACAGTTCGATCATGACGAGGAACGGCTATTTTTTAGTGGTCGCGCCCCGGCGATCCAGGAACGACCGCCTGGAACGGTTCGTCGAGTGGATCAAGGCCGACGTCGGAGCGGAAGGCGTTGTCGGAAAGGCCGAAGCTGGTCAGACTCAGCCAGCAAACCGATAGCACATCGAAAGGGTTCATCGACATCTTGACGTTGGCGAGCTCAACGCCTGTGCCATCCGGCTTGACTCGGATCTTTATATTGCAATCGACCACACGCTTGACGCGGCAAGAATCTTCATTGCGCACCCCAGTGTTAATGTCTGTATGCCGGGCCGTTCAGTGCGTCTGCTCGGCGAGCAAAGCCCAGAAGGCGAAAAGCGGCGTGTCGGTGGATCGCATGGCATGTTTTATGTTGGGTAGGTTGTAGAATGACCCGCCGATACCGGGCGAAAACCAGTTGCCGTTCCCTTGCATGAACTCGCCTTGTGATAGGACGAGATAGACTTCTTCTGGTGCATGATCATGGTCCGGATAGCGCACGTTCGGCGCCATGATGGTCGCGCCAAGCCAGAGGTCATTGCGTTCTTCGAGCCCTCCGGGGCCAATGATCATCGTGTTTGCATGACCGTAGAAGAAATTCTCACTGGCCGTTCCGTCGTCGGTGGGACGGCGGCTCCACTTGAGTTGCGGTTCGATTCGCCTAAATTGGCCGATCAAACGCTGCAGCGAAGGTTGCGACGTTTCCACGGAAAGAGCCGCATCGAGATATTCGCAAACGGGCAAACGACTACCTGGGCCCTGCCGTACTGCGCCGGGATGCTCCAGGGCTGTGGAGATTTGACGGATACAATGGCGCGATTTCCGATCCCGTGCGAATTCGTTGAAAGCTGCGACTGTTGCGTCTACGAAGGATTGCAGGTTGTCGCTGCGTTCAGTCATCAGTCCACCTCTAAAGGAAGTGGGCGAGCAGGCTCGCCCCAGCAATCAAATATCCTTGGCGATGCGCAGCCCGTCGTAGATTGCTGCGTGGGTGTTGCGCGCGGCTACCGCATCTCCGATACGGAACAGCTGAAACTTGCCGTCCGTATTGCGGATAACGGATTGCGGTTCACCGGCGAGCAATTGCGCGTGGGAGATTTCGCCAAGATTCCTCGAGAGAGGTTTCAGCTCGAAATAGAGGTCGTCGATCGGAATCGTTCCGTGATTGATAACGACCTGGTCGACCGTGCGCTGCTTGGTGACGCCGCCATAGTCGCTACCGATATGGGCGATCAGCCGGTTGCCAACTTTCTCGACTGCCTCAAGGCGATAGGTAACGGTAAAGGTTACGTCAAGCTTTTGGAGTGAGCGCATATAAGGCACCAAGTTCATCGCCATGACTTCCGGTGCAAAGGACCGATCCGGCGTCATGATTTCGACTTTGGCGCCGGAACTCGCGAGAAATTCGGCTGCCTGGAGTCCGGCATGGTCTCCTGCATCGTCGAAGATCAAGACATTCGTGCCGGCCTTCACGTCGCCCGAAATGATGTCCCAGGCCGATACAACCAAGTCGTTGCCGTTCGACAAGACCTCAGTGTGCGGCATGCCGCCCGTGGCGACGATGACAACGTCGGGATTTTCCCTCTCAACCGTTTCGGCGTCCGCCCAGGTATTGAAATGGAAGGTTACGCCGTACTTCTCGCACTGACTCATGCGCCAGTCGATGATACTGATCATTTCCCTGCGCCGCTCGCTTCGTGCGGTGAGCCGAATCTGCCCACCCGGGTTGTTCGCGAGTTCGAAGACGACGACCTCATGGCCGCGCTCAGCTGCAACGCGCGCCGCTTCGAGGCCGGCTGGGCCGGCGCCGACAACCACGACTTTCTTGCGGACGGGGGCCTTCTCGAGGACGTGTGGCATAGTCAATTCGCGGCCAGTGGCGGCGTTATGGATGCAGAAAGCCGCTCCGCCCTGGTAGATACGGTCGAGACAGTAATTGGCGCCGACACAGGGACGGATGTCCTCCTCTCGCTTTTCCATGATCTTGCGGACGATATACGGATCCGTCATATGCGCGCGGGTCATGCCAACCATATCGACTTTGCCCGACGCAATTGCGTGCCGCGCGGTTGCGACGTCTGGAATTTTCGCCGCATGAAAAGTCGGAAAGTTCATAGCGGCGCGAATCTCGCCCGCGAAGTCGAGATGCGGCGAGTTTGCCATTCCCTGAATTGGAATGACGTCAGTGAGACCTGCATCGGTATCGATATGGCCGCGGATCACGTTCAGATAGTCGATGAGCCCGCTGTCTTTGAGCCGTCTGGAGATCTCGAAGCCTTCGGCCTTCTCCGTACCGCCGGGAAGGCATTCATCCGCCGTGTACCGCACGCCTAGGATAAAATCCTCGCCGACTCGTGCTCGGATCGCTTTTAAAACGTCGAAGCAGAAACGCATGCGGTTGTCGAGCGAACCACCGTAAGGGCCGTCGAGTTCGTTGGTCAGGGGTGATGTGAACTGATCGAGTAGATGACCGTAAGCCTCGAGTTCAACCCCGTCCATGCCGCCAGCTTTCATCCGCTCGGCAGCATCGGCAAACTCTTTAACGATACGTTCGATGTCCCAGTCCTCGATCTTCTTGGGAAATGCACGGTGCGAGGCTTCTCGATGGTGAGACGGTGCGACCACTGGAAGCCAATCACCCTTGTCCCACCGCGTCCGCCGACCCAGATGGGTGAGCTGAATCATGATGGCCGCGCCGGCCTCATGCACGGCATCGGTCATCTCTTTGATCCACGGGACAATCTCGTCCTTATAGGCGAGCAGGTTGTTGAAGACCGGCGGGCTGTCTCTCGACACGGCGGCGGAGCCAGCCGTCATCGTCAAGGCGACGCCGCCCCTGGCCCTCTCCACCGTGTAAGCGCGATAGCGCTCCTTCGGCATGCCGTCTTCCGGGTAAGCCGGCTCATGGGATGTTACGATAATGCGATTGCGCAGTGTCAGATGCTTGAGTTGATAGGGCTGGAGGAGGGGGTCGTTCGACATTTGCCATGCTCCGGTTTAACAGCGTCAGCACGGAAATTAGGCAAAATGTACATTGATGTCAATAAAGAGTGCAATATAGTCAATTTATATGACCATTGTGTACATTTTTATTGACAGCACTGACCAATTTGATAGGAGCAGGCATGGAGCAGGTTTCGGGCGAGAGCGGCTGGCGGGGGTCCAGGGAGGCTTGGATAGAGGCGGCCTACGGCTCCTTGTTGGATTCCGGAGTGGATTCTGTGAAGATTCTGCCGCTTGCAAATAAGTTGCGCCTCTCGCGGACAAGCTTCTACTGGTTCTTCAAGGATCGGGAAGAATTGCTTGCCGCGCTTGTTGCGCGGTGGCGCGAGCATAATACCGGCAGCATCATTAAACAGTCGGAGGCGTATGCGGAATCGCTCGCCGAGGCCATGCTCAACGTGTTCGATTGTTGGCTGAACAACGAGCTGTTCGACTCCAAGTTCGAGTTCGCTATCCGCAGCTGGGCGCTGCAATCAGCCGAGATCCTTGAACAGATTCGCGAGGTCGATCAAATTCGCCTCGAAGCGCTAAAGCGCATGTTCATGCGTTTTGGTCTGTCGGAGCTCAACGCCGACGTCCGGGCACGGACGACGTATCTGGTGCAGATTGGGTACATCTCGATGCAATCCAGAGAGGACATCTCTGTCCGCATGAAGCGGATCCCAGAATACATCGCAATCTATACGGGCCAAGAGCCACAGCAAAGGGAGCTCGACCGCTTCTTTTCCAGGCACGGCTATAGACCAGATTGAAAGGAAATTCAGTGTGGGCGATCCGCTAAAAATTGGCATCATTGGTGGTGGCGGGTGGCTCGGTGGAGCGATTGCCAGGGCGATGCTCAATGCCATTGTTGTGGAGCCGCGGACTCTCTCACTTTCGTACCGCCGGGAGCGGCCAACGTGCTTTCCCGACGCATTTTGGACAACGGACAATCAGACCCTTGCAGATCGCTCGGATGTGATTGTGCTTTCCGTTCGACCGGCTGATTGGCCTTCCCTCGCTGTCGATGCTCAAGGAAAGCTCGTTATATCGGTCATGGCGGGCATCACCTTGACTGCGCTTTCCGACCATCACAAGACTGATCGCGTTGTGCGTGCCTTGCCGAATGCCGCCGCCGAGGTGTCAAAGTCATACACTCCTTGGATCGCAACGAACGAAACCCAAGAGAAGGATCGAGCGATCGTCCGCGCGATCTTCAATGCATGCGGCGCGCAGGACGAAGTGCAAAGCGAGCGAGACATCGACTACCTGACGGGCCTTACTGGATCCGGACCGGCATTTCCCGCCCTGTTGGCCGCTGCCATGATGAAGGATGCGGTGGCGCACGGCCTCCCGTCCGAGGTTGCCCAGCGCGCCGTGAACGCGGTGTTGATAGGTGCCGGCCGGTTGCTGGAGGCCCGAGACGAAAATCCTCGTGTCACGGTTGAAACGTTTCTCCGATATGCCGGTACAACTGCGGCGGCGATGGACGCCATGCGCTCGGCCGGCTTCGACTCAGCCGTCGCCGCGGGGCTGGAAGCGGCGTTCAAGAAATCGGTGGAGATGGGAACACTTTCCTAACACCCGTCGGTGCGGGTTTCTGCGGCCTCCCGCTCAACAAAACATGCCGCTTAGGAGAGGGGAAGCGAATGAAAAAGCTACTTGCATCGTCATGCCTGGCGTTCGGCTTGCTTACAGTAACCTCATCGGCCAATGCCGCCGGATGCGGCAGCGTGACCATCGCCAGTATGAATTGGCAGAGCGCCGAAGTACTTTCGAATCTCGACAAGTTCATTCTGAGCAAGGGTTACGGCTGCCAGGCGGACATCACCGTTGGCGACACGGTTCCGACGATCACATCGATGGCAGAGAAAGGCCAACCCGATATTGCACCGGAAGCCTGGATCGACCTTCTACCCGAAGTGGTCAAGAAAGGAACGGAGGAAGGCCGGATCGTTAAAGTCGGCGCCCCGCTGCCGGATGGCGGCGTCCAGGGATGGTGGATTCCAAAATATATCGCCGACGCCCATCCGGACATCAAAACAATTCCGGATATGTTGAAGCATCCGGAGCTCTTCCCCGATCCGGAAGATCCCAAAAAAGGTGCGATCTACAATGGCCCGCAGGGCTGGGGCGGCACGGTCGTCACCGCTCAGTACTACAAGGCGTTTAATGCCGAAAAGGCAGGCTTCACGTTGGTAGATACCGGTTCGGCTGCCGGTCTCGACGGCTCCATCGCAAAAGCATACGAGCGCAAGCAAGGATGGGTTGGCTATTATTGGGCGCCGACGGCGCTCCTTGGAAAGTATCCAATGGTCAAGCTCGACGCCGGCGTGCCAAACGATCCGAACGAATGGAAGCGCTGCAACACAGTGGCCGATTGCCCGGATCCCAAGCCGAATGCTTGGCCCACCGATACGGTCGTGACGCTCGTGGCGAAGTCCTTTTCGGACAAGGCGGGCCCCGACGTGATGGACTATCTGCAGAAACGTTCCTGGAGCAACGCCACAGTAAACCAGCTCATGTCCTGGATGACGGATAATCAAGCCACTGGAGAAGACGGCGCCAAGCACTTCCTGAAGGAAAACAAGGACGTTTGGATCAAGTGGGTCTCGCCGGACGCCGCCAAGAAAATCGAAGGCGCGCTCTAATCGCCACATTCCGCGGTGCGCGTTTCGCGCACCGCATTCTCTTGCTTCACAAAATCAAAAGGACACGCTGACGCTCATCGACACAAATTGGGGGACCGGATGGACTGGATTTACACATTTCCGCACATGGATGACGATACCCTTCGCAATTTAAAGAAAGGGATCGACGACAGCTTCCGAGCGTTTACACGCACTTACGGCGATACTATCGAAAGCTTCTTCTCTCCGCTTCAACATTTCCTGATCGCCGCCGAGCGGTTCATGACGGAAACCCCGTGGCCAATCATTGTCGCCATCATACTCGCTATAGCGTGGTTCGCCAGTCGAAGCCTGTCGATCGTTGCCGCATGTCTCGCGACCTTGATGCTGATCGGCTATTTCGGAATGTGGGAGGACACAATGCGGACGATCTCGATGATCTTCGTGTGCACCCTTCTTTCCGTCGCCATTGGCATTCCGATCGGAATTGTAATGTCGCGTTCCGACAGGATCCGAGGGATTGTCAGTCCCATCCTGGATATCATGCAGACCATGCCGAGCTTCGTCTACCTGATCCCGGTCGTCATGCTTCTTGGGATCGGCAAGGTGCCCGGATTGATCGCCGTCGTTATTTACGCGATCCCACCCATGATCAGATTGACGGATCTTGGCATCCGGCTGGTGGACAAGGACGTGCTCGAAGCCGCCGACGCATTCGGAACATCGCCGTCGCAGAAGCTGTTCAAGGTTCAGTTGCCCCTTGCACTTCCAACGATCATGGCAGGTATCAACCAAACGATCATGATGGCGCTCGCGATGGTTGTCGTGGCCTCGATGATCGGTGTGCAAGGACTTGGTCAGCCGGTATTGAAGGCGATCGCCAATCAATACTTCACGCTGGGCATGTTCAACGGCCTTGCCATTGTGGGCATCGCTATCATCTTCGACCGAGTCAGCCAGGCATATGGCAAACGGCTTCAGAAGCATCGGGAGACCGTTCATGGCTGAAACTCATTTTGGCGGAATCAAAATCCACCACCTCTACAAGATCTTCGGGTACAGTCCGAAGGCCCATATCGATGCCATACAGAAGGGAATGACGAAAGCCGAGCTCAACCAAAAGCACGGACACATCCTGGGCCTCAGGGACATCAACATCGAAATCCCGTCTGGTTCCATTCAAGTCGTCATGGGCCTTTCCGGCTCTGGAAAATCTACGCTGATCCGGCATATCAATCGCTTGATCGACCCGACGGCAGGCGAAGTGCTGGTCGATGGTGTCGACGTCGTCAAAATGAGCGCACTCGAGCTTCGTGCATTTCGACGGCACCAGACCGCCATGGTTTTCCAGAAATTTGCGTTGCTCCCGCATAGGAGCGTTCTGGACAATACCGTTTTCGGACTTGAGGTTCAGGGCACCCCGCGCGCGAAAACAGTCGACGTCGCCATGAGATGGCTGGAACGGGTCGGCTTGAAGGGTTTCGAGCAGAAATATCCGAACCAATTGTCAGGCGGCATGCAGCAACGCGTCGGATTGGCGCGCGCGCTTTCCAATGACGCTCCGGTCCTTTTGATGGACGAAGCCTATTCCGCTCTCGATCCGCTGATCCGCATGGACATGCAGACGGTTCTTCTCGACATCCAAAAGGAAATCAAGAAGACGATCGTCTTCATCACCCACGATCTCGATGAGGCGCTACGCCTTGGGGATCAGATCGCCATTCTGCGCGACGGCGAGATCATTCAACAGGGCACGAGCCAGGACATTGTCTTGCGACCGGCCGATGACTACGTCGCCAACTTCGTGAAAGAGGTCAACAGGGGCCGTGTTGTTCATGTCGAGGCCGTCATGACACCCTTGCAATCCACCAAGGCTCCGACCGGGCAAAAGGTGATGGCGGGTACAACTGTAGAGGAAGCTGTGCGTATGCTAACCTCGGTGCCTGACGGCGATGTGACCGTGGTTGCAGCATCCGGAGAGCCCTTGGGATTTGTCACGCTCCGTCAACTTGCGGGTGCAATGGTCAATTCTCAGGACTCGGTAGGTCACAGCGCTCATATCGCGCGATGACGACAATGAGCGAGGGAGGCTGAATAGAATGCTCCACGGTTATGAGCACCCATTGCGAAAGGAGCTACACAACGAGCTCCACGCACGGCCATCCCTCTACTTCGATGGCGACACAGACGTCTGGCATGTCGCCCTTGTCGATGAAAATGGTGCTCCTTGGCGAACCGTACGTCACGTGCGGAGAAGTATCATCCGCCATATCGATGATCACGCGTAAAAATCCATCGCACTAAATTAAAGCCAGGAGCCGCGAATGTTGAAAATGTTCCCGCGCCTTTTTTCGCCACTCAACCTACGCGGGCACACGTTACGCAACAGAATCGTCTTCGGCGCACACACCGCGAATATGGCGAAGGACGGTGTTCCGGATGTCCAGCATGTCGCCTATTATGCCGAGCGTGCCATTGGCGGCGCCGGCATGATTGTCGTCGAACCCATGCCGGTGCATCCCGCAGCAGTACTGACTCGTGGAAACTTTCGGCCATGTGACGATAGCGTCATCCCTCACTTTAGGGAGGTTACTCGCGCCATAAAGGATAATGGCGCAGTCGCGATCCAACAGCTTTACCATGTCGGCGCGCATGGCGATTCCGATAATTCGTTTCATCCCCATTGGTCGCCTTCGGGCCTTCCCAGCTATCACGACAGCGACGGCTCGCACTCCATGACGGAGGAGCAAATCTGGGAGACGATCGACGGCTTTGTTCAGGCGGCGCGCCGATGCCGTGAGGCAGGATTCGATGGAGTCGAGGTCTGGGCAGCCTATCTCGGCATGGTCGATCAATTCTGGACACCTTGGAGCAATCGGCGTGAGGACCAGTGGGGCGGTTCACTGGAAAACCGGACCCGCATGTCCAGGGAAATCCTCACTCGAATACGCGAGGTGTGCGGACCAGGCTTCATCATTGGTCTTGCCGTGAGCGATGAGCCAGATGTGACTATCGCCCTTCAGCGCGACGAACTTGCCGAGATCGTCCAGTTTCACGATGAATTGGGTCTCATCGACTATGTCACATGCGGCTCCGGCAGCTATCTCGATTTCTACAAGTTGATGCCGACATTCCTCTATCCGGAGAAGCTGGGGGCAGATCTTGCGGCTACGTTGAAGAAAGTTGTCAAAAACGCGGTCGTGATCGCCGAAAGCCATATTCGGACACCGGAGAACGCCGAGACCGTTCTCGGCGAAGGTGCCGCGGACCTGGTATCGATCGTGCGTGGTCAGATCGCCGATCCCCATCTGGCAAGGAAAGCTGGCGAAGGCCGCCCGGAAGACATCCGTGGCTGCATATCGTGCAATCAGATGTGCTGGGGGCGCCGTTCTCGGGATTACTGGATCAGTTGCCTCATCAATCCGTCAGCCGGTCGCGAGTTCGAATGGAACGGTGATCGGTTCTGGAAGACGGACGAGCCCAAGCGCGTCTTCGTCATTGGAGGAGGCCCTGCCGGACTTGAAGCCGCAAGGGTGGCTGCTGAACGTGGCCATCAAGTGATTTTGGCGGAAGCCTCGAGTCGTCTTGGCGGCAATTTTCGACTTGCGGGGTTGCAGCCCCGAAGAGCTCAAATCCTCGATCTCCTCGATTGGTACGAGCGCCAGTTGGAAAAACTGGGCGTGGAAATCCGCCTCAATGCTTATGTTGAGGCAGGGGAAATTGATGCCTCGGAGATCGATGTCGTGGTCGTAGCGACAGGTTCCTTGTCGCCGGAAACAGGGTTTCAGAAGGCGCTGCCGGCGATCGAGATACTGCCTGGAATCGAAAGGGGCGACGTCTTCACCGTCGAAGCCGTCATGGCCAAGCAAGCAAGAGTCGGTGGCCGCGTTCTTATCCTAGATGAAGGTGGCGGTTGGAGAGGATGTGGTACGGCTTGGAAGATGGCGGAAGACGGACATCAAGTCACGATCATCACTCCAGACCCGTTTGTGGGCAAGGAATTGCAACGAACCGCAGCGGACGTGCCGACGCGACAGGCGTTGAGAAAGCTTGGCGTTCAATGGATTACCGAAGTGAGCGTGGTTGAATGGCATGGGAACGGTGCGACGCTCGTTGATCACAACACGGGCGCACACCGGTTTGTGGAAGCGGACTCGCTGGTGATGGCAACCACCAATTCAGCGGCTGATTGGCTCATGCCGAAACTTGCTGAACTTGGGGTGACCGTACGCCAGATCGGGGACTGCGCGGCACCGCGGCAGGCTCCGTACGCATTTTATGAGGGCAGAAAAGCCGGTCTGGAGATTTGACATGTCAGATGAGGTTCTGCTCGAGCGAAGCGAGGCCGAAGAGCTGGCGATGCGAGCGTGCCTGGCCGCGGGCGCCAGCCGATCCAGCGCGCGCTCGCTCGTGGACGCGACATTGTCCGCCGCGCTTTATGGTCCCCCTACGCTCGGATTTCCACATATGGTGGACTATCTGAACAGCTTTCGTGAGGGGCGCATCAAATGCGATCCTGTACCAACCTTGAAGCGCGCCTTTCCCGCATTTCTTGTCTCTGACGCCGACGGCGGAATCGCGCAGCTTGGCTTTGATCTCGCATTCAATGATTTAACCGAGACAGTGCGACATTTCGGTATCGCCATATTCACCCAAACGAACAGCTACACGACTGGTGAGCTTGGCTATTACGTTCGCAGGCTTGCCGACGAAGGAATCGTCGGGCTGGCCGCGACGAACGCGAATACTCTGATGGTAGCGAAGGCAGGAGGTCCCTCCGTCTATAGCACGAACCCGATCGCGTTTGGCTTTCCACTTGGAGATAAATCGTTGCCGTTGATCATCGATCAGGCCTCCAGCGCAACCGCTTATGTAAATATCGTCGCCGCTGCCGCCGAGG
Proteins encoded:
- a CDS encoding ABC transporter substrate-binding protein, which gives rise to MKKLLASSCLAFGLLTVTSSANAAGCGSVTIASMNWQSAEVLSNLDKFILSKGYGCQADITVGDTVPTITSMAEKGQPDIAPEAWIDLLPEVVKKGTEEGRIVKVGAPLPDGGVQGWWIPKYIADAHPDIKTIPDMLKHPELFPDPEDPKKGAIYNGPQGWGGTVVTAQYYKAFNAEKAGFTLVDTGSAAGLDGSIAKAYERKQGWVGYYWAPTALLGKYPMVKLDAGVPNDPNEWKRCNTVADCPDPKPNAWPTDTVVTLVAKSFSDKAGPDVMDYLQKRSWSNATVNQLMSWMTDNQATGEDGAKHFLKENKDVWIKWVSPDAAKKIEGAL
- a CDS encoding NADH:flavin oxidoreductase, translated to MSNDPLLQPYQLKHLTLRNRIIVTSHEPAYPEDGMPKERYRAYTVERARGGVALTMTAGSAAVSRDSPPVFNNLLAYKDEIVPWIKEMTDAVHEAGAAIMIQLTHLGRRTRWDKGDWLPVVAPSHHREASHRAFPKKIEDWDIERIVKEFADAAERMKAGGMDGVELEAYGHLLDQFTSPLTNELDGPYGGSLDNRMRFCFDVLKAIRARVGEDFILGVRYTADECLPGGTEKAEGFEISRRLKDSGLIDYLNVIRGHIDTDAGLTDVIPIQGMANSPHLDFAGEIRAAMNFPTFHAAKIPDVATARHAIASGKVDMVGMTRAHMTDPYIVRKIMEKREEDIRPCVGANYCLDRIYQGGAAFCIHNAATGRELTMPHVLEKAPVRKKVVVVGAGPAGLEAARVAAERGHEVVVFELANNPGGQIRLTARSERRREMISIIDWRMSQCEKYGVTFHFNTWADAETVERENPDVVIVATGGMPHTEVLSNGNDLVVSAWDIISGDVKAGTNVLIFDDAGDHAGLQAAEFLASSGAKVEIMTPDRSFAPEVMAMNLVPYMRSLQKLDVTFTVTYRLEAVEKVGNRLIAHIGSDYGGVTKQRTVDQVVINHGTIPIDDLYFELKPLSRNLGEISHAQLLAGEPQSVIRNTDGKFQLFRIGDAVAARNTHAAIYDGLRIAKDI
- a CDS encoding pyrroline-5-carboxylate reductase family protein; the protein is MGDPLKIGIIGGGGWLGGAIARAMLNAIVVEPRTLSLSYRRERPTCFPDAFWTTDNQTLADRSDVIVLSVRPADWPSLAVDAQGKLVISVMAGITLTALSDHHKTDRVVRALPNAAAEVSKSYTPWIATNETQEKDRAIVRAIFNACGAQDEVQSERDIDYLTGLTGSGPAFPALLAAAMMKDAVAHGLPSEVAQRAVNAVLIGAGRLLEARDENPRVTVETFLRYAGTTAAAMDAMRSAGFDSAVAAGLEAAFKKSVEMGTLS
- a CDS encoding quaternary amine ABC transporter ATP-binding protein, translated to MAETHFGGIKIHHLYKIFGYSPKAHIDAIQKGMTKAELNQKHGHILGLRDINIEIPSGSIQVVMGLSGSGKSTLIRHINRLIDPTAGEVLVDGVDVVKMSALELRAFRRHQTAMVFQKFALLPHRSVLDNTVFGLEVQGTPRAKTVDVAMRWLERVGLKGFEQKYPNQLSGGMQQRVGLARALSNDAPVLLMDEAYSALDPLIRMDMQTVLLDIQKEIKKTIVFITHDLDEALRLGDQIAILRDGEIIQQGTSQDIVLRPADDYVANFVKEVNRGRVVHVEAVMTPLQSTKAPTGQKVMAGTTVEEAVRMLTSVPDGDVTVVAASGEPLGFVTLRQLAGAMVNSQDSVGHSAHIAR
- a CDS encoding Ldh family oxidoreductase translates to MSDEVLLERSEAEELAMRACLAAGASRSSARSLVDATLSAALYGPPTLGFPHMVDYLNSFREGRIKCDPVPTLKRAFPAFLVSDADGGIAQLGFDLAFNDLTETVRHFGIAIFTQTNSYTTGELGYYVRRLADEGIVGLAATNANTLMVAKAGGPSVYSTNPIAFGFPLGDKSLPLIIDQASSATAYVNIVAAAAEGRSIPEGWAVDENGADTQDPTKALAGALLPFGGRKGANVALLVEMLSAGLSGGPWSLDTPDFRSGNVSPAVGLTVVAMMPGRADDGRVSRAHHQAARLQEQGVFVPGVSGMKFPRSPSEGLKVPRSAFETICRFASNG
- a CDS encoding oxidoreductase, which translates into the protein MLKMFPRLFSPLNLRGHTLRNRIVFGAHTANMAKDGVPDVQHVAYYAERAIGGAGMIVVEPMPVHPAAVLTRGNFRPCDDSVIPHFREVTRAIKDNGAVAIQQLYHVGAHGDSDNSFHPHWSPSGLPSYHDSDGSHSMTEEQIWETIDGFVQAARRCREAGFDGVEVWAAYLGMVDQFWTPWSNRREDQWGGSLENRTRMSREILTRIREVCGPGFIIGLAVSDEPDVTIALQRDELAEIVQFHDELGLIDYVTCGSGSYLDFYKLMPTFLYPEKLGADLAATLKKVVKNAVVIAESHIRTPENAETVLGEGAADLVSIVRGQIADPHLARKAGEGRPEDIRGCISCNQMCWGRRSRDYWISCLINPSAGREFEWNGDRFWKTDEPKRVFVIGGGPAGLEAARVAAERGHQVILAEASSRLGGNFRLAGLQPRRAQILDLLDWYERQLEKLGVEIRLNAYVEAGEIDASEIDVVVVATGSLSPETGFQKALPAIEILPGIERGDVFTVEAVMAKQARVGGRVLILDEGGGWRGCGTAWKMAEDGHQVTIITPDPFVGKELQRTAADVPTRQALRKLGVQWITEVSVVEWHGNGATLVDHNTGAHRFVEADSLVMATTNSAADWLMPKLAELGVTVRQIGDCAAPRQAPYAFYEGRKAGLEI
- a CDS encoding dimethylsulfoniopropionate lyase, yielding MTERSDNLQSFVDATVAAFNEFARDRKSRHCIRQISTALEHPGAVRQGPGSRLPVCEYLDAALSVETSQPSLQRLIGQFRRIEPQLKWSRRPTDDGTASENFFYGHANTMIIGPGGLEERNDLWLGATIMAPNVRYPDHDHAPEEVYLVLSQGEFMQGNGNWFSPGIGGSFYNLPNIKHAMRSTDTPLFAFWALLAEQTH
- a CDS encoding ABC transporter permease, whose protein sequence is MDWIYTFPHMDDDTLRNLKKGIDDSFRAFTRTYGDTIESFFSPLQHFLIAAERFMTETPWPIIVAIILAIAWFASRSLSIVAACLATLMLIGYFGMWEDTMRTISMIFVCTLLSVAIGIPIGIVMSRSDRIRGIVSPILDIMQTMPSFVYLIPVVMLLGIGKVPGLIAVVIYAIPPMIRLTDLGIRLVDKDVLEAADAFGTSPSQKLFKVQLPLALPTIMAGINQTIMMALAMVVVASMIGVQGLGQPVLKAIANQYFTLGMFNGLAIVGIAIIFDRVSQAYGKRLQKHRETVHG
- a CDS encoding TetR/AcrR family transcriptional regulator, producing the protein MEQVSGESGWRGSREAWIEAAYGSLLDSGVDSVKILPLANKLRLSRTSFYWFFKDREELLAALVARWREHNTGSIIKQSEAYAESLAEAMLNVFDCWLNNELFDSKFEFAIRSWALQSAEILEQIREVDQIRLEALKRMFMRFGLSELNADVRARTTYLVQIGYISMQSREDISVRMKRIPEYIAIYTGQEPQQRELDRFFSRHGYRPD